In Salvelinus alpinus chromosome 19, SLU_Salpinus.1, whole genome shotgun sequence, the genomic stretch gatgatctggtgcttctgtcaccaaccaaggagggcctacagcagcacctagatcttctgcacagattatgtcagacctgggccctgacagtaaatctcagtaagaccaaaataatggtgttccaaaggtccagtcaccaggaccacaaattccatctagacaccgttgccctagagcacacaaaaaactatacatacctcggcctaaacatcagcaccacaggtaacttccacaaagctgtgaacgatctgagagacaaggcaagaagggccttctatgccatcaaaaggaacataaatttcaacataccaattaggatctggctaaaaatacttgaatcagtcatagagcccattgccctttatggttgtgaggtctggggtccgctcaccaaccaagatttcacaaaatgggacaaacaccaaattgagactctgcatgcagaattctgcaaaaatatcctccgtgtacaacgtagaacaccaaataatgcatgcagagcagaattaggccgatacccactaattatcaaaatccagaaaagagccgttaaattctacaaccacctaaaaggaagcgattcccaaaccttccataacaaagccatcacctacagagagatgaacctggagaagagtcccctaagcaagctggtcctagggctctgttcacaaacacaaacacaccccacagagccccaggacaacagcacaattagacccaaccaaatcatgagaaaacaaaaagataattacttgacacattggaaagaattaacaaaaaaacagagcaaactagaatgctatttggccctaaacagagagtacacagtggcagaatacctgaccactgtgactgacccaaacttaaggaaagctttgactatgtacagactcagtgagcatagccttgctattgagaaaggccgccgtaggcagacatggctctcaagagaagacaggctatgtgcacactgcccacaaaatgaggtggaaactgagctgcacttcctaacctcctgcccaatgtatgaccatattagagagacatatttccctcagattacacagatccacaaagaatttgaaaacaaatccaattttgataaactcccatatctactgggagaaattccacagtgtgccatcacagcagcaagatttgtgacctgttgccacaagaaaagggcaaccagtgaagaacaaacaccattgtaaatacaaaccatatttatgcttatttattttaacttgtgtgctttaaccatttgtacattgttacaacactgtatatatataatataacatttgtaatgtctttattgttttgaaacttcagtatgtgtaatgtttactgttaatttgtattgtttatttcacttttgtataatatctacctcacttgctttggcaatgttaacacatgtttcccatgccaataaagcccattgaattgaattgaattgaattgaatagatagatagatagatagatagatagatagatagatagatagatagatagatagatagatagatagatagatagatagatagatagtacaTCTTTAGATAGTTATTGTTTAGAGACCTTTAAGCTTTcacacagggagggagaacagtgtCTGGACTAACCAACTGGCTGATAACTCTCCATCTCTGTtttactttctctccctctccatctagcACAGATCTCAGCATAGACAGTCAGTATGTGTCTATCTTAAAGGATGCCTGTTGCTGCAGGGGGTTTAGTGGAACAAAACGGAAAGCAGCACGAGGAGGGAACCTTTTAGTAAACCACAAaaacagcctgtctgtctgttcttcaGCTGGAGCTCTATATTCCAGCCAACAGACACTTCTTCCCCACACTGGCCACATGATGCACCTGTAAAGAGAGGAGCTGAAcagacaatttttttttcttGGCACAAAGGAGCCGTTTCTCCACTCAGCCAACAACAGTAGCAGTGATCCTTTGTTTTCATTTCACCTTGATAGGTCTTGTTAAGATACTATCTAATTTCCAAGGAAGGTAGCTTATTCTCCTAGGATCTAACATTTCATTAAAGGCAATCGTATACGGCCCCATCTAAACTGGGTCAGGGAGCTTTCCAACAATTATCAATGAAATGCTACTAGCCAAGGCCATTCTGTTTACCTAGAATATAATGCGAAATAGCCAGACTCTTTGATGTGGAACATTGTTTAGTGTCAGCTCAAGCCCACACCTCAACCTCCTTTCCTGTGACCGCCTGGCCCGCTTTCCAAGTAACATGGCCCAATCGTGACTCTAAAAACCATTTCCTGTCATGTCAAGGTGTGTGTTTTACTGGAACAATGTGCTGATTACTCAGAGCTACACTCACTTTCCCTCTTGAAAAAGTTTGAATCTTTCCTTTACAATAGCTACAGCATCTGTGAAATCTGTCACTCAGGATGTACAAGTGTGCGTTGCTATTTCCTAAAAGCATTCAATCCCTGTCAGTTATAGATAGTGTTTGCAAGTTAACTTCATGATTTCCTCACAAAATCCAGTTTGCACACTTTTCTGGACACACAATCCtccccagccacacacacacgcaccaccaGCACCTCACTGACAGTGCAGAAGCCATGCTCTGGAGACAAAAGAGAGGCCCAGGCCCAAGCCCCTTTCCCCCAGCCCTCTCACCCCCCAGCCCGCTGGCCCACAGCCCTGGTTCCTGGCTCCGGCGGTCGTGCAAGCTGTCGCAGTAAGCAGCTGGTATATGGGATGGGAAAGGTCACTGTCTGTCTGAAAAAGCATGTATCTGAACTGCTATTGTGTTGCAACTTACTCCCTCCCTCTACCATTCTTACCCTCCCCTTCTGTTActcgctctctctgtcaccccacccccttcccccctctctctatcttgctTTCTTTGCTGCAGCCTGGGGTTCTTTGTGCCACACTTCCTGCCTCAGCTATCTCTGTTCAATCAGAAGCCACTCTGCAGCAGGTTAATCCTATCAGATTCCACTCTATCGGAGACTGGGTCCAATGAGTGCAAACTGCTCATCCCTGGTGATGACTGCACAGGACAATAACTTTTGCACAGAACTTGAGTAAAGTTTAAAGCATTTATTAAGAAATTGTGTAAAATGCTTTTACAGTTTCATAACAAACAGAACAACGTTGCATGTGTTTTAGCATCATTTGACAGCAAACATAATAAAGAAAATAATAATGTTAAGAAAGTGAATGTTTGAGTTTCAATCCGGGCATTGCCCATTGGCTTTAGAAAAGTCCAATATTTTCCTTTCTCTTGTGTTATTCACCTTCTTTCACACGTCTTTCTGCCACCACCTTACATCCAGCCATGTTACACATTTTCACTCATCCGTTTCTTCTcccttctccttctttctctgacGATCTCCTCAGTTCACCCCTTACCATTGGCCCTTGTCAGGGCAGCTATAGGATCATGATCTATGTACTGCAGAGTCCAGTCCAGTTCAACTCCTCACCCTGGTCCGGGCTTTAATGACATGACATGGGCCCAGTCCACATACACCTGAGCCAGTCCACATGTGAGCCCTGACCCCTCCACAGGGTAATCCAAAACCTGCACTGCCATCCCAGACTGCACATTGAGTCCTGGGTTACAGCCACAGCCGTGTATTCCAATAGGCAGACTTCAAACCCTGAGGTTCCGGTCATTTTATGCTCtcttcatcatcttcatcatcaacaAATGAAGCATGCAGAGGGTTGGTTGTTCAGCGTTCAGGGAGAGTGATGGTGGGAACCCAGTCATATACACTGCGGCTCTCCTCACAAAACAGATGCAGTTTGTCCAGAGCAGGGTCTTTCCATGACTCAGCACCAGGGCtctgtgagaaagagagggagagatgattaGAATCATGACAATGACATCAGATAGACAGCTAAACTATATAATATCGAATTAGATTGAATTGACATTCTGATTGCATTGACAGATTGCTTTGACAGCGCACAGGGCGACTGTTATACGCAATAACTATGCGCACGGGGAAAATATGCTGACTGGATGACTCGTGTTCAAACCGGTAGATCAGGACGTACCGTGACAAGAATGCAATGTGCGTCCTTGGGTTCGCCGGCCTCTTCTGTGCCCACGAGGTCAGCCAGGCGCTCGATATCGTTAACGCGTACCACGTTTATGTCGTTATCGAAGCAGAAAGCCTGGATGAGGGTGAAGTGGATCTGGAGAGCGATGTCGCATTCGTACTCCTCGTCTGTCGCCAGAACGCAGAATGCCACATTGTCTGGATCACTGTTGGCATGAACAATAGTAGCTGTTTAGAAGCCGGTCCTATGCAATTGTAGACTTGGCTATGTAGCATATCTGTGCATGAATAATTATTCTGCATGACATATAAAACAATAGGGGTGTACTTACACATTCATAATTTTGGCAGACTCGTAGACTCCAACCGTAAGGTAGTCCTGCTTCTTTGCAGACACCAACAACTCCTCCAGGGCTGTGCCTGCACTTTGCACTCTGAAGACGAAAAAAAGACACCGGTATTATTATAAAGTCATTACATAGTAAGTAAAACATTATCAAACATTTCCGACTACTGTAGCCTAGGTTTGCATTCGTATTAAGAATGTTAAAATGTGTATTTACCTATCAGTGGTGTCGAGTGCGCTCTCCTGTCCAAAGATCTCTTCCAGTTCCAGTGTCATGATTGTAATCCAAGTGTGTATCGGGATTGTTAAAGAATAGACAGATagatacagacagatacagattCGGTGTTCACCAGTAGTTCTTGCGTTATTCTGAGGTATGGCAGTCCTTCAGTGCTTATATATCAGGGCAGCGGAGTTTCTCGGCAAGAGGCGTGGTTTCCCCTCCTGACTGTGGTGATGTGCTTAGGGTATGTGACGACTCCAACGTGTTACAGTAGCGTTTCTTGACGACCCCAAGTGGGGGTAGGATTACAATGTTACAAGAAATCTCCCCCACCTCACTCTTGGCTTGTTGTCAACATCAGTACTGTGAAAAACTAAAAGTCCCCCTTTCTGTCGATTTGAAAACATATCACCGCAAAGAGCAACGAGCCTTGATGAGCTGTAACTGAATCAAGCTTCTAACCTGTTATATTTTGTTGAGTTGTATAATTGTTATGCACTCCCTGAACATGTGTGCATTTTAGTGCCTCTTAGCCTCCACCTTGTTTTATATGTGCAATGCTTTTACTTATGCAAATGGTCATGGACGATTTTTTTTACGATTGCACTAAAACCAAACGTAAAGATGTTGATATAGGCTACTTACAGCAATGTCAAATATAAAACTTATGCCATATCTAGTTCCATAAAGTTGTTATTGGCTCCAATACTAATTTTAGCAGTGTCGCTTACTGAAAAATAAACGTTTTTTTCACGGGACAATGACAAGCGGAGGACAACAGCTTGCACCCGGCACACGCCTGTGTTTTGTTTCGCGTCTGAGGGAGCAAGCATATAATTGCCCTTCTTGGCGCGTGGCGTTTTATCGCCAATACAAAAGCGGCTCTGTCAGAATAATAGGCGCGTGCCCCACCTGCCTCCTGTTCTTTCAAGATGAGGACGGGGGCTCGgtggaggcagtgtgtgtgtgtgtgtgtgtgtgtgtgtgtgtgtgtgtgtgtgtggtgggagtCAACTGAAACCGATGCGGACAGATGCATGCGCTCATTCTGATTGATTGTTTGATTGATACGTTTTACCTATCCACTCTTTTCAGTAATCTGTCAGAGCATGAAAAAAGACTCGATAGGCCAATCTCATTGGCTCGCCAAAGTTCAGCACTAATAGCATGCTtgaaatttaaaggtaatttccgacatatgcagcatttaccgtgaatgcagtctccgctaatgCGGGAACATTTCCTGTAAATATCAATAGCGCTACAAAGCTGATATTCAGCATTATGGATTGAATCGATCCCTAACTATTAGCTCTGGCCTACCGCACACTGCAATTGGAATGCAATTTACGGCTAATCCTATAGGGACTCCACTAGGACTATTTTTATGTTTTCTTTATAAATATTAATTTAGCCTAACCTATTCATAGAGTGCATCGTCAGTTGTCTCTGTCTGCGATTGCCTCCAAACACTTAGTCTACTACAGGCTACAGGCCTACGCACATTTAGTCTGATTAGGCTTCTCAAACGCAAACCAATAGAAAGTTAGATAATACATAGGATTAAAGTGTTATTATAATACAGTGACTATTATTAGATCTGATATACAATATAAGCTAACATGGGCAGGCCACCCTTTACACGGTGTTGGGCATTAGTCAAAGGATGCATAATGGTAAAACTGTGCAGAAGTCGCCCCTTGGTGGTAGTACATGAGAATGACCATTCCCCTATAAAACCAGTCAAAGTTTGCTGAATAACAAAGATGATGACACTCCATTGTGAGTCATGTTCCTTACAGAAAGTGATAATcatgtgctgttattctctcttcTGGTATGAGTGTTGAATCAATGATGCTATCACACACTATCCTtaattccctccatccctccatccaccatCATACATCCTTTCATCACTCCATCATCTTTCAAGTGAAGTAGCCTACAAATGTTGAAAATTGGGCCAGCTTTAATGGTCCcaaatctgtttgtgctcttgcaaTCCCTTGCTGACATGGTCAAACCAACCTTGAAAATGTTTGACATGATGAATGGCAGTTGACATGATAGCCTCAATATCATTCTATTTGTTCTAACAATTTCTACATGTATACTGTGTTTAAAAAATGGAATTGAATGTCTAACTTAAAAACATAGTTGGCCCAATAGCTCTTATTTCCCAATTGACTAAAACAAAAATGGAACCATCAAATAATAACAATTTGTCAATGTCAATTCAAAGCCCTCATATTTGAGATTAGCAGCCCAAAAAGCAAATAGAAGCCAGGTGGTGGTGATAGGTAGCCTAAAGGTTAAATATAACGTCTCCTCCTGCCTCCACACCTTCCAGGGCCGGTTCCAGGCATAAGCGGTCACTTATGGAGTTCAGTCtgggtctcaacttactattgAGAGTAAGAAGAGTATACaccaggtgcaatttcaaaatgtgttATTGCATCAGCAGTTATCTTATGTCAGTAACTGATAGTCAATTAGCCATTTCAGCTAACCATTTTTTTTggattggtagttagtctagccagctatgtaaacttgtaGTAATTATGGCCGCAGAGGGCCCTCATTGATTTTTTAAAACATTCTCACATATATATTGGCATGAgtcattacaaaatgtgtagaattgaaggAATCTGGCTTTAAAACCGCAAAGCTTTCTCTAAACcctatgtgtagaattgcaggaaattaactttaaaattcTTTCCACCGTTAAGGGGGCCACTACATTTTTTTACTGGGAGGTGGGCTGGGTGGCATCCAAAAGGCAAGAGCCGGGTCCTGGCGCCTTCCATGCAGACCTGCGCCTTCTGTGGACGGCACAGGCTGAGGAGCATCTCCGTTTGGGCATTTTCATAGACTATACCAAATGATTGGTGCGCTCACCTTTTAAAGCTTTCGGTGGGTGTGACATCGTAACATGTACATAACGCAATTATTGTAGCCACATTTTAACAAAGCTCTAAAAAAAAGGGACTTTTAATGACGATCAGTGTCAAACAATAAGAGTTGAAAACGCACATTACAATCATTCCGTCCGATTTACATTTCAAACCGGGATTAGTGATTTCTTTTAACCTGATTAAGCCAAATTAAATCTCTTTGATAGGTACAAAAATAACCAAATGTTCCAATACCATTTAGACTTCATAAATCACTGATAACCCAGAAAATACACAATGTACTCTAATACTAACAAAAATGCCTCACTGAATGGACTGACAGGTCATTACATTTGAGAATAGTTAAACTGCAACACTGAATTAACATATGTTAAATGTTCACCTCTCCATATGACACAGACTTTGAAAGGTATCCAGAGGTGTACAGGGGTAAAAACAGGTCCAGACTGTGAACCACTGGATAAAGGACTGAAACAGCTCTTAACTAAAAAGGTCTAAACTTGTGAAAATGGTTCAGCCACTGGCTCCTGAAAATGGGGATTAATTACAGAGCACTATTTGTCATATTTAAATTTGTACCAAAAGCAAAACAAATCAAAGAAAGCACGAATACCCTTGTTACAAgggaaatacatatatatatatatatatttttttacacaaaaTCTAAAATGGCCAAATGTCCTGCAATGGCTAAAGCAGTGTATACAGATCAACAGTTTTGATCTAGAATCATGAGAATGCATTTATACTATGGATGTTGACTGTTCAAACTAACAGAGAACTTAACTATACACTATGAAAGGAACTGGTAAATCGCTAGCAAGGTACATATCAACACATGCTGGAGATGCACCACACAGGTGGACAGAATTAACTGTtgtcagtttgttttgtttttcaatagAGAATTCAGGTTTTAGAAAGTCTTCAGCAATCATGGGATGTCAACACATTACTACTCATTTTCATAGTGCGCTTTTTCCCCTCGATGAGAGGATGATGACTATGCATAACAATGGAAATCTCAGCAGTCCATTCTAGCACTTGAACAAGGCATTAGAACAAAGTGCTCCAAGAAGAACAGTAGTATTaccaggaaaaggaggacaaTCAGGTAAAGACAGAGGATACTGTAATAACAAAACGTCCCAATACCCTTTTCTCTTCATCCACCAAGTTTCAATTAACATGATCAATAACGACTGAAACCTTTAATTAACCCTCTCCCACCATTCCCTTCTTTAGTTCATTCACCACCAGCTCTTCTGTTTACATCTCGTCCGAGCGGTGTTGCTGTATAATGATGGATGTAGGCTTCCTGTCAGTCCAGTTCTCCTTGGTCCCTGGAACCTCATAAGCCACAGCCGTTCCCACTGGATCCCTGGATCCCTCCTGCAGGCCCCCAGCCCCGGGTCCGGCCCCCGGCTTCAGCTCGGCCTGACCAGGACTGGGGAAGTCTGCAGACGAGTTGCTGTTGAACCCACTCTCAGATTCAGACTGCTCCACTTTCTGGTAGTCTGGTGTGTGGTTCTGCCCACCAGTGAACATGGCCTTGGTGTTCTCCACCTTGGCCACTAGGAGGAGACTGAGAGGGGGAGGCTCAGCATCATCTACTTCCTCCCCAGGCTCAGAGTAAGCCAGGGGCAGAGGGTATGGGGTGTCATCAACAGCAACAGAGCGCAGGGTCCTGGAGACAACTACAAGAGAGGGGAAAGGTTTAACATCTGCTTGAATCTTAAATACAGCACTcgtcttcttatggctgcagggtcagtattgagtagcttggatgaaaggtgcacagaggtgcccagagtaaacggcctgctcctcagtcatagttgctaatatttgcatattattattagtatatgatagaaaacactctgacgtttctacaactgtttgaattatgtctgtgagtataacagaactcatatggcaggcaaaaacctgagaagttccacttcctgtttggattttttctgggggtggcagattttcaaccaagctctcattgaaattacagcgagatatggatgaggtttcacttcctacggcttccactagatgtcaacagtcaatagaactttgtctgatgactctaatgtgaaggggggccgaagtagacaggaattagtcaccactgccacgagctgaccatgctttgaccacgcgcgttcacgtgataggcagctccgttccatcgctcaacagaagtcaatgtaattctccggttggaacgttattcaagatgttaacaacattctaaagattgattcagtacatcgtttgacatgtttctactgactgttatggaacttttggacattgtcacgttatagtggacgcgctttgtgactttggaattgttaaccaaacgcgctaaccaaagtaactaattggacataaataacggacattatcgaacaaaatcaagcatttattgtggacctgggattcctgggaatgcattctgatgaatatcatcaaaggtaaggaaacatttatcatgtattttctggtttctgttgactccaacatggcggctaatttggctattgttctgagcgccgtctcagattattgcatggtttactttttccgtaaagtttttttgaaatctgacacagcggttgcattaaggagaggtatatctataattccatgtgtataacttgtattatcatctacatttatgatgagtatttctgttgaaacgatgtggctatgcaaaatcacttgatgtttttggaactagtgaatgtaacgcgccaatcagattttttttatataaatatgacaaaacatacatgtattgtgtaacatgaagtcctatgagtgtcatctgatgaagatcaaaggttagtgattaattttatctctatttctgctttttgtgaaagctatctatCGCTGGCAAactggctgtgcttattgtggtttggtggtgacctaacataatcgtttgtagtgcttttgctgaaaagcatatttgaaatcggacactttggtgggattaacaacaagattacctttaaaatgatataagatacatgtatgtttgaggaattttaattatgagatttctgccttttgaatttggcgccctgcacttcgactggctgttgtcatatcgatcccgttagcgggattacAGCCATATGAAGTTAATAACGGGAAGAGACAGGAAATATTTGTTAAGAATTTTAGATGTTATTTATTGTTGTATACATAACATtactttaacctctctgggatatgtgggacgctagcgtcccaactggccaacatccagtgaaaatgcagagcgccaaattcaaataaattactataaaaatttaactttcataaaatcacacatgcaatacaccaaattaaagctacacttgttgtgaattcagccaacgtgtcagatttcaaaaaggctttacggcgaaagcaacgatgctattatctgaggacagcaccccagcaaacaaacacagaccataatatatcaaccctccaggcgcgacacaaaacgcagaattaAAGATATttgcgcaacatgactacaaaagttacctgtaagctttgtccaaacatttcaaactacttcctAATACAACAAAATTTAAGActggatatactgtgttcaataccggaggaaaacaatgtgtaacGCACCTCTAACAAAGATTACACTTCCCTCTAGCCTTgttctgaacagtgctacttcttcatttctcaaaggaaaaacctcaaccaatttctaaagactgttgacatccagtggaagcgataggaactgcaagaaagtcgattagaaatctggattcccaaagaaaactcattgaaaagagagtgacctcaaaaataaaatctgaatgatttgtcctcggggtttcgcctgccaaataagttctgatatactcacagacatgattcaaagacatgattcaaacagttttagaaacttcagagtgttttctatccaaatctactaataatatgcatatcttagcttctgggcctgagtagcaggcagtttaatttgggcatgcttttcatccaaaattccaaatgctgccccctatcctagagaagttaaagaatAAAGAGCTATTTTGAACAGAAGAACATTTTAttcatattattttttaaacatagcTTTAGCATTTCAGACCATCCTCGTTTTTTTAACTTACCGGAGGAGGGGGTGTATATCTCCTTCTGTCCAGGGCTGCGGCCAAACGGGTTGACAGAGGGGAAGACGATGAGGCAGAAAGACAGCAGGAACAcctgagcagagagaagagaaaacTGTAAGAAAGCTGACAAATGTGTGCAACCTAGGCTTACAAACCCAATACATGAGGTACATCCGTCTACAAAGAATTATGCAAGAAGTATTTGcgtaatttaaaaatatatatcttccATTAG encodes the following:
- the LOC139545064 gene encoding growth arrest and DNA damage-inducible protein GADD45 gamma-like; protein product: MTLELEEIFGQESALDTTDRVQSAGTALEELLVSAKKQDYLTVGVYESAKIMNVDPDNVAFCVLATDEEYECDIALQIHFTLIQAFCFDNDINVVRVNDIERLADLVGTEEAGEPKDAHCILVTSPGAESWKDPALDKLHLFCEESRSVYDWVPTITLPER